Proteins from a single region of Pseudopedobacter saltans DSM 12145:
- a CDS encoding nucleotidyltransferase family protein: MKAKEEILYVLRANKAKLTRLGVKAVGLFGSYLYGEQSKDSDIDLLIDFEPDQENFDNYMAVYDLFETVFKGNKIDVVTKNGLSPYIGQKILNDVLYA; encoded by the coding sequence ATGAAAGCCAAAGAGGAAATATTATATGTGTTAAGAGCAAACAAAGCAAAATTGACTCGCCTTGGTGTTAAGGCTGTTGGTTTGTTTGGTTCTTATCTCTATGGTGAACAGTCTAAAGATAGTGATATTGATTTGCTAATTGATTTTGAACCTGATCAGGAGAATTTCGATAATTATATGGCAGTTTATGACCTTTTTGAAACAGTGTTTAAAGGTAATAAAATTGATGTCGTTACGAAAAATGGTCTAAGCCCTTATATTGGTCAAAAAATTTTAAATGACGTTTTGTATGCTTAA
- a CDS encoding HepT-like ribonuclease domain-containing protein, which translates to MLKDPKEFLKHIRDESLYVISVTRDLSFDAFLEDETLKRAIVRSLEIIGEASKKIPSDFKLQFDAIEWKNMAGMRDRLIHNYFGINYTIVWDVVKNKIPELNKQIASIL; encoded by the coding sequence ATGCTTAAAGATCCAAAAGAATTTTTAAAGCATATTCGAGATGAATCTCTTTATGTAATTTCGGTAACAAGAGATTTAAGTTTTGATGCTTTTTTAGAGGACGAAACATTGAAAAGAGCTATAGTAAGGAGTTTAGAAATTATAGGTGAAGCCAGTAAGAAAATTCCATCAGACTTTAAATTGCAATTTGATGCTATTGAATGGAAAAATATGGCAGGCATGAGGGATAGGTTAATACACAACTATTTCGGAATAAATTATACTATTGTTTGGGATGTGGTGAAAAATAAAATTCCGGAACTGAATAAACAAATTGCTAGTATTCTGTAA
- a CDS encoding ORF6N domain-containing protein, translating into MAKSTTNKQEVIITEDIILNKIYYIRGQKIMLDTDLAELYGVETKRLKEQVRRNINRFPPHFMMELTREEYNNVLRSHFATLKHGSHSKYLPFAFTEHGLLMLSNVLRSEQAINMSIKIIDVFVKMREMLNNNIELKLEIEQIKNIISLQNKRQDNQDKNIELVFQYLDELTERKEQPPQERKKIGYKEW; encoded by the coding sequence ATGGCTAAATCTACAACAAACAAGCAAGAAGTCATTATCACAGAAGATATTATCCTTAATAAAATATATTATATAAGAGGACAAAAGATAATGCTGGATACAGATTTAGCAGAACTTTACGGAGTAGAAACCAAACGATTAAAAGAACAGGTGCGCAGAAACATTAATCGCTTCCCCCCTCATTTTATGATGGAGCTTACAAGAGAAGAGTATAATAATGTTTTAAGGTCGCATTTTGCGACCTTAAAACATGGCAGTCATTCAAAGTACCTCCCATTTGCCTTTACAGAACATGGTCTACTCATGCTTTCTAATGTGTTAAGAAGTGAGCAGGCTATTAATATGAGTATTAAAATCATAGACGTTTTTGTTAAAATGCGAGAAATGCTAAACAACAATATAGAGCTCAAGCTTGAAATTGAACAGATCAAAAACATCATTTCTTTACAAAACAAAAGACAGGATAATCAGGACAAAAACATAGAATTAGTATTTCAATACTTGGATGAGTTAACAGAAAGGAAAGAGCAACCTCCACAGGAAAGAAAAAAAATCGGGTATAAAGAATGGTAA
- the rsgA gene encoding ribosome small subunit-dependent GTPase A, whose product MQGLVTKSTGSWYSVIAENGERYECRIKGKLRIKGIVSTNPVAVGDIVTFELEPDQETGVISKIEPRKNYIIRKSINLSKQAHIIAANMDQAFLIVTLASPRTSLGFIDRFLVTAEAYHIPATLIFNKLDLFSEEGLDILEDFMSIYEDIGYPCYTVSANDGTNIDLIEDLLKDKTTLFSGHSGVGKSSLINKLIPNLEIKTGEISDWSDSGKHTTTFAEMYDLPFGGKLIDTPGIRELGVFDIDKKQLAHYFPEFRERMHDCKFNNCVHINEPGCAVLKALEDGEIEPSRYDSYLSIYNGNETRN is encoded by the coding sequence ATGCAGGGATTAGTCACAAAATCAACCGGAAGCTGGTATAGCGTAATCGCTGAAAACGGCGAACGCTATGAATGTAGAATCAAAGGAAAACTAAGAATCAAAGGAATCGTAAGTACCAATCCGGTAGCCGTTGGTGATATTGTGACTTTCGAATTGGAGCCTGATCAGGAGACAGGTGTGATCAGTAAAATCGAGCCTCGTAAAAACTATATCATCAGAAAATCCATTAACCTTTCCAAACAGGCACATATTATTGCTGCCAACATGGATCAGGCATTTTTGATAGTTACTTTGGCTTCCCCAAGAACTTCTTTAGGCTTTATAGATCGTTTTTTAGTAACAGCAGAAGCTTATCATATTCCTGCAACGCTTATCTTCAATAAATTAGATCTATTTAGCGAAGAAGGTCTGGATATTCTGGAAGATTTTATGTCCATCTACGAAGACATTGGCTATCCATGTTACACTGTTTCTGCAAACGATGGAACCAATATAGATCTCATAGAAGATCTTCTCAAAGATAAAACCACGTTATTCTCTGGTCATTCCGGTGTTGGAAAGTCAAGTTTAATCAACAAACTTATTCCCAATCTTGAAATTAAAACCGGAGAGATTTCTGACTGGAGCGACAGTGGAAAACATACAACCACTTTCGCAGAGATGTATGATTTACCTTTTGGTGGCAAATTAATTGATACACCCGGCATCAGAGAACTGGGAGTCTTTGACATCGATAAAAAGCAACTGGCACATTATTTCCCCGAGTTCCGCGAGCGTATGCACGATTGCAAATTCAACAATTGTGTACACATTAACGAACCTGGCTGTGCGGTTTTGAAAGCCCTTGAAGACGGAGAAATAGAGCCTTCAAGGTATGACAGTTATTTAAGCATCTATAACGGCAACGAGACGAGGAATTAA
- a CDS encoding homoserine kinase has protein sequence MSKRSIRVFSPATVANVVCGFDILGFAVNEPGDELYMELCDEPGVVIASIEGDEGKLPLDPDKNTVSACVKSILRHLGKEDLGVKLKLTKKMPLGSGLGSSSASAVAGIFAINELLGRPLTKHELLPFAMEGEALACGHGHADNVAPALFGGFTLIKSYEPLEVIQLPVPDLYCALLYPHVDVPTRDARQIIRSKVALKDAVVQWGNIAGLVSALYQHDYDLLGRSMKDVIVEPVRSILIPEFDSMKQQALANGALGFGISGSGPTVFSLYRNKEDAEKVLNQLKAFLKEKGIESNIYLSKVNSEGPVVLE, from the coding sequence ATGAGCAAGAGATCTATTAGAGTTTTTTCACCGGCAACTGTTGCCAATGTGGTGTGCGGATTTGACATCCTTGGTTTTGCAGTAAACGAACCGGGTGATGAACTATATATGGAATTGTGTGATGAACCTGGTGTTGTAATCGCATCAATTGAGGGAGATGAAGGTAAACTGCCTTTAGACCCAGATAAAAATACAGTTAGCGCCTGTGTAAAAAGTATTTTAAGGCATTTAGGCAAGGAAGATTTAGGGGTAAAGTTAAAGCTAACCAAGAAGATGCCTTTGGGAAGTGGACTGGGTTCAAGTTCGGCAAGTGCCGTGGCGGGTATTTTTGCTATTAACGAATTGTTGGGACGTCCGCTAACTAAACACGAATTACTTCCGTTTGCGATGGAAGGCGAAGCTTTGGCTTGCGGTCACGGACATGCAGATAATGTAGCACCTGCTTTGTTTGGTGGTTTTACATTGATTAAAAGCTACGAGCCTTTAGAGGTTATCCAATTGCCTGTACCGGATTTGTATTGTGCGTTATTATATCCGCATGTGGATGTTCCTACGCGTGACGCCAGACAGATTATCCGTTCTAAAGTCGCATTAAAAGATGCGGTTGTACAATGGGGGAATATTGCAGGGCTGGTAAGTGCTTTATATCAACATGATTATGATCTGTTGGGCAGATCAATGAAAGATGTAATTGTAGAACCGGTTAGATCGATCTTAATTCCTGAGTTTGACAGTATGAAACAACAAGCTTTAGCAAATGGCGCTTTAGGTTTTGGCATTTCAGGGTCAGGACCAACTGTTTTTTCTTTGTACAGAAATAAAGAAGATGCAGAGAAAGTCTTAAATCAATTGAAAGCGTTCTTAAAGGAAAAGGGAATCGAAAGCAATATTTATCTATCGAAAGTAAACAGCGAAGGACCGGTTGTGTTGGAATAG
- the thrA gene encoding bifunctional aspartate kinase/homoserine dehydrogenase I, with protein MKVLKFGGTSVGSVEALQALTGVVKSNLEQGERIIVVVSAMGGLTNLLIKTAEDAVKGIDFSRSLMAIEARHFEVVKSLIPIQQQNKVFTTLKIYFQELEDLMQGVTALKELSPKTKDAILSYGERCSAFMLSRILRTLHENTEFLDATQLIKTDSSFGNAHVDFDQTNLLIQDYFNNHRDELTIVTGFIASDNQNRTTTLGRGGSDYTAAIIGAALNANQIEIWTDVNGMMTADPRRVKKAFSLDELSYTEAMELSFFGAKVIYPPTMVPAFLKKIPIVIKNTFNPHFEGTFIRHDNKPSNTVIRGISSVDYVSILNVQGSGMVGKAGFSGRLFSLLSREQVNVILITQSSSEHSITFAVAPEDAILAKSLIEQEFELELAASKLEPIRIENDLSILAIVGENMKQTPGISGKLFSSLGRNGVNVVAIAQGSSEYNISVIINHDHLSKALNAVHDAFFAELQKTLHVFVVGVGNIGKELLTQIKNHHASLVKDNLINIKIIGLSNSRKMFVDADGIDLENWENILNEKGEQASLEGFVNQMKSLDLPNCVFVDNTATPAPSQFYKEIFESNISVVTCNKIANSGAYKQFELLKTTAQKHGVDFFYETNVGAGLPIIKTLNDLIISGDKILKIEAILSGTISFIFNNFKGDVTFYDIVKQAQEKGYTEPDPRDDLGGIDFMRKMLILARNSGLALESSDVELGAILPENCAKAPSVDAFYEELKVSNDYFEKLKNDAAAEGKVLRYIGKLEDGKVSINLQAVGSEHPFYSLSGSDNIIAFTTERYCETQMVVKGPGAGAAVTAAGVFADLVKVGAE; from the coding sequence ATGAAAGTTTTAAAATTCGGAGGTACATCAGTAGGATCGGTAGAAGCTTTGCAAGCGTTAACCGGTGTTGTAAAATCTAATCTGGAGCAGGGAGAGCGTATTATTGTCGTGGTTTCTGCAATGGGTGGTCTAACGAACCTCTTGATTAAAACGGCGGAAGATGCGGTAAAAGGGATAGATTTCTCCAGATCTTTAATGGCTATAGAGGCAAGGCATTTTGAGGTAGTAAAGTCTTTAATTCCTATTCAACAGCAAAATAAGGTTTTCACAACGTTGAAGATCTATTTTCAGGAGCTGGAAGATCTAATGCAGGGCGTAACTGCATTGAAAGAATTAAGTCCGAAAACCAAAGATGCCATATTGAGTTATGGTGAGAGATGCTCTGCATTTATGTTGAGCAGAATTTTACGTACGCTTCATGAGAATACCGAATTTCTGGATGCAACTCAGTTAATAAAAACTGATAGTTCTTTTGGAAATGCGCATGTAGACTTCGATCAGACAAATCTGCTTATTCAGGATTATTTTAACAATCATCGGGACGAATTGACGATAGTTACTGGTTTTATTGCCAGCGACAATCAAAATAGAACAACGACTTTGGGCCGTGGCGGTAGCGACTATACTGCTGCAATTATTGGTGCGGCATTAAATGCCAACCAAATTGAAATATGGACTGATGTTAACGGTATGATGACTGCGGATCCGAGAAGGGTGAAAAAGGCATTTTCTTTAGACGAGCTTTCTTATACTGAGGCAATGGAGCTTTCTTTCTTCGGAGCGAAAGTGATTTATCCGCCAACGATGGTTCCTGCTTTTTTGAAGAAGATTCCAATTGTCATTAAAAATACTTTTAATCCGCATTTCGAAGGAACTTTTATCCGTCATGATAATAAGCCTTCTAATACTGTTATCAGAGGTATTTCTTCCGTAGACTATGTAAGTATTCTGAATGTTCAGGGGAGTGGAATGGTTGGAAAAGCGGGTTTTAGCGGAAGATTGTTTTCTTTGTTGTCCCGCGAGCAGGTGAACGTTATTTTAATAACTCAATCTTCATCAGAGCATTCTATTACTTTTGCTGTTGCACCAGAGGATGCCATTCTTGCCAAATCATTGATAGAACAGGAGTTTGAACTGGAATTGGCAGCTAGTAAGCTGGAGCCTATACGCATAGAAAATGATTTATCTATTCTGGCAATCGTAGGAGAGAATATGAAACAAACTCCGGGGATTTCCGGAAAGCTGTTTTCCTCTTTGGGCAGAAATGGGGTTAATGTAGTTGCCATTGCGCAGGGATCTTCAGAATATAATATCTCAGTAATCATTAATCATGATCATTTATCAAAAGCATTAAATGCAGTCCATGATGCGTTTTTTGCTGAACTGCAAAAGACTTTACATGTTTTCGTGGTAGGGGTTGGAAATATCGGCAAAGAGTTATTGACTCAAATCAAAAATCACCATGCTTCTTTGGTGAAGGATAACCTGATCAATATCAAGATTATTGGTTTAAGTAATTCCAGAAAAATGTTTGTTGATGCAGATGGAATAGATTTGGAAAACTGGGAGAATATTCTGAATGAAAAAGGAGAGCAAGCTAGTTTGGAAGGCTTTGTAAACCAAATGAAATCTTTGGATTTACCAAATTGTGTCTTTGTAGATAATACGGCAACTCCGGCTCCTTCACAGTTTTATAAAGAGATATTCGAATCTAATATTTCGGTAGTAACTTGTAATAAGATTGCCAATTCTGGTGCGTACAAACAGTTTGAATTGCTGAAAACAACGGCACAAAAACATGGTGTAGATTTCTTCTACGAAACTAATGTTGGTGCGGGGCTTCCAATTATCAAAACTTTAAACGATTTGATAATTAGTGGCGATAAAATTCTAAAAATCGAAGCTATACTTTCAGGAACGATTTCATTCATCTTCAATAACTTCAAAGGAGATGTTACTTTCTATGATATTGTAAAACAAGCGCAGGAAAAAGGTTATACAGAACCAGATCCTCGTGATGATTTAGGTGGAATTGATTTTATGCGTAAGATGCTGATTCTGGCAAGAAATAGTGGTTTGGCTTTAGAGTCATCGGATGTTGAATTGGGAGCTATTTTACCAGAAAATTGTGCAAAAGCACCAAGTGTAGATGCTTTTTACGAGGAGCTGAAAGTGTCTAATGATTATTTTGAGAAATTGAAAAATGATGCAGCCGCAGAAGGTAAAGTGCTGAGATATATCGGTAAACTGGAAGACGGTAAAGTGAGCATCAATCTGCAAGCAGTGGGATCGGAACATCCGTTCTACTCGCTATCTGGTAGTGATAATATTATCGCTTTTACAACAGAGAGATATTGCGAAACGCAAATGGTTGTTAAAGGCCCTGGAGCCGGTGCTGCAGTTACAGCTGCGGGCGTATTTGCTGATTTGGTAAAAGTTGGAGCGGAATAA